CTTTTACTGTGGGGCATGCGTTGCAGTCTGTCCCATGGGTGCAATAGAGTTGATCGAGACGTGGATTGAGATCAATGAAGATTGTAATGATTGCGGCATTTGCGCTAAGATATGCCCTGTTGGTGCCCTGGGGGTAAAATGAGAGACCGCTATGATGTCATCGTCGTGGGTGCAGGCCCAGCAGGATCTATGGCAGCAAAGACTGCAGCTGAGCACGATTTAGAAACACTCTTGCTGGAAAAGAGGGTGGAAATAGGCGATCCGGTTAGATGCGCAGAAGGGGTGGGCAAAGAAGGATTAAAGCAATTCATCAAACCCGATAAGCGTTGGATTGCTGCAGATGTCCAAGGAGCGAGGATATGCTTTCCCGGAGGCATAAAGATCGAGATGTCAGAGGTCGGTCCTGAAGTGGGCTATGTTCTCGAACGAAAGATATTTGACCGAGAGCTTGCAAAGCAGGCGGCAAAAGCCGGTGCAGAAGTAATGGTAAAAACAAGGGCAGTTGATTTGATTAAAGAGGACGGCTTCGTTAGAGGCGTCAAAGCAGAACATCTCGGAGATTCATTTGATATTCATGCGGACGTCGTGATTGGTGCTGATGGCGTTGAAAGCAAGGTTGGACGGTGGGCAGGCATCAATACGACCCTTAAACCAAAGGACATCGAAACCTGTGCTCAGTTTCTGATGACTGATGTTGACATTGATCCATGTTATTGTGAGTTCTATATAGGTAACCAAATTGCACCTGGGGGTTATGCATGGGTTTTTCCCAAAGGGAATAACGAGGCTAATGTTGGCCTTGGAATATCCGGAAGCAGATCAGAGGTGCGTCCTATCGAACATCTAAAACGTTTCGTAGAGAAAAAATATCCCGAAGGGCAGATCATCGAAATGATCATGGGGGGGGTGCCTGTAACGGTTCCTACCAAGACTACCACAAACGGGCTAATGCTCGTGGGTGATGCAGCTAGGATGTCAGACCCTCTTACGGGCGGAGGTATTATCCATGCGATGAAGTCGGGAACTATGGCTAGTGAAATTGCATCGAAGGCGGTACAATCAGGAGATTCGTCAGTTGAGTGCCTTAACGAGTATGAAAGACGCTGGCGACCAACCATTGGTGCAACACTACAGAAATCCTACAAGGCCAAAGAATGGCTTTTAAAACTGAATGACGCAGAATGGAATTCCATAGCCTCTTCTATAGTGGGAATTAACTTCAAGGAGCTTACAGCGTTTGGGTTGTTGAAAGAATTGACACTGCGCAATCCCAAGTTACTTTGGGATCTAAGGTCCCTATTATGAATGACTATCTAAGGTGAATTGGTCATGTACGCGATAATAGTTGGGTGTGGAAAGATTGGCAGTCGTCTTGCTCAGTTATTATCGTCTAATGAAAATAATGTCGTCGTCTTGGACAGAGATTTGACGAAGTTCGAAGAGATCGACAAAAGTTTTGATGGGTTGACAATCGAAGGAGATGGGACCGATCAAGACGTTCTGAAAAAGGCTGGAGTGGATAAAGCTGACGTTTTTATTGCGACGACAGAGGATGACAACACGAACTTGATGGCTTGCCAGATTGCAAAGCAGGTGTTTAACGTAAGCAGAGTCATAGCTCGGGTTAATGACCCCAAAAGGGAACCCCTCTTTAAGGAGCTGAAAATAGATGCCATTGTCTGTCCTACAACAATAGCTGCGGCTCATCTCAGGAATGCCGTTATGTATCCCAATTTGGCTACAATACTGACGGTGAATGGCGGGAATATTGAGATCAGTGAGATACGGGTCCAAGGTTCAGCCAGCGGAAAGGCACTTAAAGACCTAAATTTGCCAAAGGAATCCACCATAGCAGCAATTATAAGGGACAGAAAGACGTTGATCCCTTCGGGAGATACGATAATCCAAGAAGGTGATGTTGCAGTCGTGGTAAATTTGGCTGCTATCTCTGATGAAGTCAGGAATATTTTAAGTAGGTGAAATATCCTCATTGAATGATGATCGAATGATAAAGGGCGATCTAGGGACTATATTACATTATATCGGGCTAATGTTACAGCTTTTTGGCGTGCTTGTAGCTGTCCCTATACTTGTAGCTCTATGTTTTAAAGACGGATTCTATGTGATCCTGTCGTTTGTTACAGTCGCTGTACTCTCTTTATTGATAGGCTATATACTACGAAGAATTACGTCACCAGGGGATTTGAGCCTTAGAATAGCAATGGTGATTTCTGCCCTCACTTGGATTACCTTGGCAGCTTTTGGTGCTCTGCCCTATGTCCTATGTGGAATCCTCTCATTAGAAGACGCATTGTTTGAGGGTATGTCTGGATTTACAGGAACAGGTCTAACGATGTTT
The genomic region above belongs to Methanocellales archaeon and contains:
- a CDS encoding NAD(P)/FAD-dependent oxidoreductase, which encodes MRDRYDVIVVGAGPAGSMAAKTAAEHDLETLLLEKRVEIGDPVRCAEGVGKEGLKQFIKPDKRWIAADVQGARICFPGGIKIEMSEVGPEVGYVLERKIFDRELAKQAAKAGAEVMVKTRAVDLIKEDGFVRGVKAEHLGDSFDIHADVVIGADGVESKVGRWAGINTTLKPKDIETCAQFLMTDVDIDPCYCEFYIGNQIAPGGYAWVFPKGNNEANVGLGISGSRSEVRPIEHLKRFVEKKYPEGQIIEMIMGGVPVTVPTKTTTNGLMLVGDAARMSDPLTGGGIIHAMKSGTMASEIASKAVQSGDSSVECLNEYERRWRPTIGATLQKSYKAKEWLLKLNDAEWNSIASSIVGINFKELTAFGLLKELTLRNPKLLWDLRSLL
- a CDS encoding 4Fe-4S binding protein — protein: MIVNKNKCFYCGACVAVCPMGAIELIETWIEINEDCNDCGICAKICPVGALGVK
- a CDS encoding NAD-binding protein, which gives rise to MYAIIVGCGKIGSRLAQLLSSNENNVVVLDRDLTKFEEIDKSFDGLTIEGDGTDQDVLKKAGVDKADVFIATTEDDNTNLMACQIAKQVFNVSRVIARVNDPKREPLFKELKIDAIVCPTTIAAAHLRNAVMYPNLATILTVNGGNIEISEIRVQGSASGKALKDLNLPKESTIAAIIRDRKTLIPSGDTIIQEGDVAVVVNLAAISDEVRNILSR